Genomic window (Cucumis sativus cultivar 9930 chromosome 2, Cucumber_9930_V3, whole genome shotgun sequence):
aacatgacTCTTTAAGTTTAGATGGCACAAGAATATATTCCacatttgagaaaatataattctaaACATTTGGTatcttttaagatttttttagtaataatattgtttttaaaaatgaaaatactaataatttttttattttaaaacataattttaaattacaagtaACATATACTAttgcttctatttttttactgtttataattcattcactttttttatatacatatttatctctcatgtttctttgttagaaaattaaaatcagAATCAATACATTTTTAGGCTTTTATGCTTTTATGTATTAAGCATTCATACCTCTTACCCATTCCAAATAGCGTTTTTTGATGAAAACATTatgaagaaagcaaaaaaaaaaaaaaaaaaagggtgcAATAACTCCACCCAAAATCAACCCAAGGATCAATATCGGTGGACGCTATATCCCAAGCCacatgtaatatttttttcctgttcttcattttgataatTGAAGCAAAGAATATGTTTACTAATCGCAATGTTAATTGAAAAGTAGTTTCTTGATGAAATCAATTAGGATCAATAATGATTGCAAAGACATTCTTGTAAAGCAAAGAATAGTGTGcactaatcaaattagtttCATAATGAGATGAACGATAATTACAAGTTATTCTTGTTTATCCTATTTCAAAATGTTCGTGCGTTCATCTTCAAACAGAGCTTCCTATCACAGTCCAATCCAGATCCTAGGTCAATTATCGTACTAATCTTCACAAAGTTTTTCAATTGTAATAGAAACgaccaaatgaaaatttattcaaattaactAATGATTTCCTTTCAAACTTTTGATGAACAGATCTAAAATGCAGGGGGTCATGAGAGCAGTACGATCATGGCAAGAGACGTTAAAGAAGATCACGGTCATGCAACATTCGTATAGAAGAGAGATGAGTAAAGTGAAAAATATCTTGGAAGGATTGGAACTAGAAGGTGGTTCATCTTCCTCACTGAAAAGTTTGGAGAATATTACTGTCAGAGAGATCGTTTCGAAAAAGGGAGAAGGAGGTATTGGCTCCTCCTGGATATCCTGTAGGGCAGAGGATACTGCAATTGACGCTGTGCAAAATGTAGGgagttttgtttggtttttgccattttcaaAAGCAGGAATGTTTTTTCCTTGGAAGAATGAGGACTTCTTCTTTGTTGCAGATGGCTAGACATAACATTGGATCTTTGGTGGTGATGAAGTCTGAAGGAGAAAACATAGCTGGGATTGTTACAGAACGAGGTAAACCTAAAGGCTACCCTGATGgataataattgtttttttcctctcaaacttatttcaatgtattattactttcttaaatttgaaaaaaaaattgtttggtcCTAGGATTTCAAAATGTTAGGTGTTTGGAGTAAGGTGTAAAATAGTAAGGAGTAAGGTTATAAATTCCTAGACCTCACTGTTGATTTGAtaagatataattaaattgatagttcttataaattaataaacaaacattaaCACTAAAAACTTAAGGCAAGTATTAAGTGAGAAATCAATGTAAGTTTAAATAATCCAACCTAAGGAtcaaatagaaacaaaactcaaatttaaggGTAAAATTGTAACATTAAACCTACagataaattgaaaatgaactCAAACCTTAAAATTAAAGTGGGGTAAGTACGTAGCATTTTGAAACCTAAAGATCCAAGGGTAGTTTTTCGgggaaggaaaaggaagaaagtaGGTTCTCCTTTGAGCTCTATTCCATGAATATCATCAACTTGGTGACTGCTGATTTCTGATGATCCTAAGCAGACTAcctgaagaaaataatagCAGATGGGAGATCTCCCATATACACAAAAGTTGGAGAAATAATGACTCATGAGGTTATTTTCTGTCTTCCCTTGGCTACAAAACCAGTTTACAAACAACAGTTCTCAAgcatacatttttatttttccatcaACAGGACAAACTAGTAACCATAACGTCGGACACGAACATCCTTAAAGCAATGCAGCTTATGACAGGTAAATACTAAATGTAGTTTAATTTAGATTCTGAAATTACCATTACAAAAAGGGAAGTCAGCTCCTTCTTCAGCTGCATCAACGATCATCCAAGAGGAGAATAATCCAGTTGAAGTTTTTGGCATTTGCAGAGAATCACATAAGACATATTCCTGTGATAGATGGAAAACTAGTTGGCATGATTTCTATTGTAGATGTTGCCAGAGCAGTTGTAAAGCAGCAAAATGGGGAACTTGAGCAACTAAACAACTATATAAAAGGAGAATATTATTAAAACTCAAATCTAAGAATCAGAAAATACACAATTCATGCAACAGAAACACTCTTTATTGAGAGACAGCCCGACAATGGATACCATGTAAAagcaaaagaaggaaaaagatttaaaagaagTCAAAGCATAGTGTgaaatctttatattttattttattttatttttatatatatgtgagtATGCACACGACCCTAAAATATTGGTTAGCCAGGAAACTCGCAAGAGGTAGGTGACTGGATTAAATCCGTTCCCTCCAGGTCCTTATTTAGTGGTCAAtgaataatagttttttttccatGTATTCTTATCTTATTAACTTCATGAAAAATACTACTCGTAAGGTATATGCAACCAAGAATATAGCATGGTTAAAGAAAACTAGAGAGGGGTTTAACCTATAATCAGTTGGGGGAAATAACAATTCCTCACAAAGCAATGCTGAGATGCCAATTATTTCCATAGAGATCCCATACCATCCTACAAAATCTTTCTAGCCACTAGCTTTGCACAGAATTCAAGTTGATGGTAAAATATTCACATTTCCGCCAGCAGCAATGAATTGTCGATAAATTTATGAACTATCAAAAAATCATCTCAAGGTAGTCTTTTGCCACGAAGAGCTTGAGAAGTCCTCAGAGCCATTTGAAGAGGTTGGGAAGCAATAAAACCCTGGGCCTCCATAACACCCTCCATCCTTTTAGCATCCTGCAAAAAGCCACCTGCTACAAGTCCATTTATGATCCTTTCAAAATCATCATGTCCCAACTCCTGCTTTTTAGCTTCCAAGATCTTCAGAGCTTGCAGCGCCTTTTTCTCAATCCCAGCTCTTGAGTACATATCACATAGGCTAATACGAACCTTAATGGGGAGATAGTGACCCTGTGCGCCAATCTTGGCTAATACCTGCTCGGCTTCTTCAACCAGCTGCAACTTACCCAACCAATCTACAAGAACAGCATAAGTTGCAAGCCCAGGCTCAAAGCCATCCTTTTCAAGTTGTAGTAAAAGATCCAAAGCCTTGTCCAACAGATTCTTCTTTTCATAGGCTGCAATCATACTTGCAGTGCACCTGTCATCAGGTGCGTGCCCAAGTTTTATCATGTAGTCAAAATTGTTCCTTGCCTTATCAGGATCGCCAGCTTGCCCATATGCCTCGACGAGCAATGTACATGATTCCAAATTTGGAGAGATGCCAGCAAACTGCATAGTAGCAGCAATTCTTCCAGCGCCACTAACATAACCACATTGGGAAAATGATCTAAGTAATGCCATGTAAATGTCCTGGCTGGGTTTGATGTCCCTTGCTTCCATATC
Coding sequences:
- the LOC101215323 gene encoding CBS domain-containing protein CBSX3, mitochondrial, with the translated sequence MQGVMRAVRSWQETLKKITVMQHSYRREMSKVKNILEGLELEGGSSSSLKSLENITVREIVSKKGEGGIGSSWISCRAEDTAIDAVQNMARHNIGSLVVMKSEGENIAGIVTERDYLKKIIADGRSPIYTKVGEIMTHEDKLVTITSDTNILKAMQLMTENHIRHIPVIDGKLVGMISIVDVARAVVKQQNGELEQLNNYIKGEYY